TCGGCTTCGTCGGCCGCCTCTACGACAAGCGCGGAGCCGATCATCGCGCCGGCGGCGTCCAGGATGGCGCCGCCGATGGGCATGCCGCCGGCGTCGAAGCGCTCCTTGGCGCTCACTAGGTGAGATGGGCGTGCGGCCGCGCGGCGCTCCTTGGCGCCGGCGTCTGTGCCGTCGTGAGCCACGATCAGGAAGAGCATGCGACCTCCGCTGCCCCGAGCTGCGTGCGCCGCCGCTCGAGCGCGGCGCCGGGTCCTCGAGGCTGGTTCGCGAGGAGGATACCGCGAGCGCGAAGCTCGCGTCCTGGTGAAGGTTCCCCGAAGAGTGTGACCTTTACCGCGCCTGTGCACTTTGATACACTTCGCCCACTTCGTCCGTCTCTCGCCGGCGTCCCGCCGGCTGCAGGGATTGCAGTGCCGTTGCCCCCGTAAGCGGTGCCCGGTAGCCGGATCGGCCGTGACGGAACGAAGCGGTGCCCGTG
The Trueperaceae bacterium genome window above contains:
- a CDS encoding YciI family protein, whose product is MLFLIVAHDGTDAGAKERRAAARPSHLVSAKERFDAGGMPIGGAILDAAGAMIGSALVVEAADEAEARAIVENDPYTKQGVWVRYDVWPFKRAF